The following DNA comes from Curtobacterium sp. 9128.
GAGAACCCGCCGCCGATCGCCACCACCTCGAGGTCCACGAGCGACGTGGCGGCGGCGATGGCCTGCCCGAGGGCGCGACCACTGCGCTTGATCGCCGCGACGGCGATCTCGTCCCCGGCGGCGTACGCGGCGGACAGCTCCTCGCCGGTCTCGCCGGTGAACCCCTGCCGCCTTGCCCACGCGACGGTCTTCGGCCCGCTCGCCACGGCCTCCAGGCAGCCGGTGCCGCCGCAGGCGCACGGGTCGTCGTACCCACCGCACTCGACGTGACCGATGTGCCCGGCGTTGCCGGTCGGACCGCTCACGGTCCGGCCGTGCAGGATGAGCCCACCGCCGACGCCCGTGGAGACGATCATGCCCATCACGTGGTCGGAGCCCTGTGCCGCACCGAGCCAGTGCTCGGCGAGCGTGATCGCGAGGCCGTCCATCCGCAGCGTCACCGGCGTCCCGGCCGGGACGAGCGCTGCGACGCGGTCGCGGAGCGGGTAGCCGCGCCAGACCGGCATGTTGAGCGGCGAGACGAGTCCGTGTTCCTCGTCGACGGGGCCGGCCGAGCCGATGCCGACACCGGCGAGCGTCGCGTCGGTCGGCAGCGTCGCGAGGGCGCTCGTGACCACCTCGTCGACGGCTGCCTGCAGCGCTTCGGAGCTGCGCTGCGGACCGGTGGGGCTCCGGAACCGGGTCCCGGGCAGGACGACGCCCTGGTCGGTGACCAGGGCCGCCTCGACCTTGGTGCCGCCGAGGTCCACGGCGAGGGCGAGCGATCCGGGGTGGTCGGTGATGGGGTCGGTGTTCGACATGCGCGCTCCGATGCGACGGTCTGGAGGCTCGGAGCGGCTCCCGACGCGGCGTCGCGTCGGTCACGCACCGGCTCGGTGCTGGTGGTCGGGTGGGCCTGGTCGGCCGGGGTCAGTAGGAGGTGGTGTCGTCGCCGACGCCGGAGGCGACGCCGTTCTCGACGCGGTGTGCGACCTCGTCGAGGATGCGGGCCGAGGCGCTCGTACCGATGCGGTTCGCACCGGCCTGGACCATCGCGACGAGGGTGTCGAGCCCTCGGACGCCGCCGGATGCCTTCACGCCGGTGTCCGGGCCGACCGTCTCGCGCATCAGGGCGATGTGCTCGGTCGTGGCGCCACCGCCGGCGAACCCGGTCGAGGTCTTCACGAAGTCCGCGCCGCCCGCGACGGCCGCGCGACTCGCGGCGACGATCTCGTCGTCGGTGAGGAACGCCGTCTCGAGGATGACCTTGACCACGGTGTCGCCCGCAGCGTCGACGACGGCACGCACGTCCTGCTGGACGCGGTTCCAATCGCCGGACTTCGCCGCGCCGATGTTCTGGACCATGTCGAGCTCGAAGGCGCCGTCGGCGAGGGCCTGCAGCGACTCGGCGACCTTGGCCTCGGTCGAGGTGGTGCCGTGCGGGAAGCCGATGACGGTCCCGACGCCCACTCCGGTGCCCTGGAGGCGCTCCACGGCGTGCCGGACGTCGCTCGGGCGGACGCACACGCTGAACACGCGGTGGGTCGCGGCTTCGTCGAGCTGCGCATCGACGTCGGAGCGGGTCAGCTCCGGCTTCAGGATCGCGTGGTCGATGAGTCGACGCACGGCGTCGGCGGTGACGGGGAAGGCTGCGTTGTCCACCCGACAAGCGTACCCGGAGGGGCGCGGCGTACCGTTCCCCGCATGCGCGTCCTCGTCACCGGGGCCACCGGCTACATCGGCGGTCGTCTCATCCCACGTCTCCTCGAAGCCGGGCACTCCGTCCGCGTGCTCGTCCGTACCCCGCAGAAGCTCGACGACGTCCCCTGGCGGGAGTCGATCGACGTCGTCCAGGGTGACCTGCAGGACGGTTCGGCAGTGGCCACCGCGGTCGACGGGATCGA
Coding sequences within:
- a CDS encoding ROK family protein; this translates as MSNTDPITDHPGSLALAVDLGGTKVEAALVTDQGVVLPGTRFRSPTGPQRSSEALQAAVDEVVTSALATLPTDATLAGVGIGSAGPVDEEHGLVSPLNMPVWRGYPLRDRVAALVPAGTPVTLRMDGLAITLAEHWLGAAQGSDHVMGMIVSTGVGGGLILHGRTVSGPTGNAGHIGHVECGGYDDPCACGGTGCLEAVASGPKTVAWARRQGFTGETGEELSAAYAAGDEIAVAAIKRSGRALGQAIAAATSLVDLEVVAIGGGFSHVTPDLFEYARQAVAERVEFGFVTKVRIVPTGLSQDGPLIGAAALVHRSHVLR
- the deoC gene encoding deoxyribose-phosphate aldolase, coding for MDNAAFPVTADAVRRLIDHAILKPELTRSDVDAQLDEAATHRVFSVCVRPSDVRHAVERLQGTGVGVGTVIGFPHGTTSTEAKVAESLQALADGAFELDMVQNIGAAKSGDWNRVQQDVRAVVDAAGDTVVKVILETAFLTDDEIVAASRAAVAGGADFVKTSTGFAGGGATTEHIALMRETVGPDTGVKASGGVRGLDTLVAMVQAGANRIGTSASARILDEVAHRVENGVASGVGDDTTSY